Part of the Tetragenococcus koreensis genome, GGTCGTTAGGGTTCATAACACTACCACGAACAGTTGGGCGCTTACGCATCCAGCGAGAACGGCCAGCTTTTCCGACAGTGATCAATTCGTGCTGTTCATTACCAACTGAACCAATTGTTGCTCGGCAAGTTGCTAAAATCATACGAACCTCGCCTGAGTTCAAACGAACTAATACGTATTTACCTTCTTTACCAAGAACTTGTCCGTTAGTACCAGCAGAACGAATCAATTGTCCGCCTTTTCCTGGTTTTAATTCAACGTTGTGAACAGTAGTACCTACTGGAATATCTTCCAAAGGCAAGCTGTTACCGACTTTAACGTCAGCGCCGCTACCTGAAACAACCGTTGTTCCAACTTTCAAGCCTTTAGGTGCTAGAATATATGATTTCACTCCATCTTCATAATGGATTAACGCAATATTTGCGGAGCGGTTTGGATCATATTCAATCGTTTTAACAGTCGCAACAACATTATCTTTATTACGTTTAAAATCGACTAAACGATATTGGCGTTTATGTCCGCCACCTTGATGACGTACAGTAATGCGTCCGTTATTATTACGGCCAGCATTATTTTTTAATGGCGCCATTAATGTTTTTTCTGGTTTTGTTGATGTAATTTCAGCAAAGTCAGAAGTTGTCATATTACGACGGCCATTTGTAATTGGTTTATACTTTTTAATTGCCACGTCATTTCCCTCCTACTTTATTTTTAAATCAGTCAATTCAGCTTATTCAGCTGAAAAAATTTCAATTTCTTTTGAGTCATCTGTTAAAGCGACGACCGCTTTACGGCGTTTTTTCGTATATCCTTGGTATTGACCCATACGTTTTGGCTTAGGGTGTACGTTGAGGATATTTACATTAGCAACTTTTACATCAAAAGCTGATTCAACAGCTTGTTTCACTAATGTTTTGTTGGCCGTTGTATCAACTTCAAATGTATATTTCTTTTCATCCATATCAAGCATTGTTTTTTCTGTGATAATAGGACGTTTAATTACATCTAGTAAATTCATTATACAAGCACCTCCTCAATTTGAGTAAGAGCAGTTTGAGTGGTCAATACTTTATCACTCGTTGCAACATCTAGTACCGTTACATTATCAGAAGTAACAACCGTTACATTTGATAAGTTACGAGCAGACAATGATGCAAATTCGTTTTCTGATTCTACAACAACCAATACTTTTGCATTGATTGACAAGTTATCTAATACATTTTTGAATTCTTTTGTTTTTGGTGCATCAAAATTCAATGCATCTACCACAACAAAATTATTTTCAGCAACTTTTTCTGATAGTACAGATTTAATTGCCAAGCGACGAACTTTTTTAGGAAGTTTGTAGCCATAAGAACGTGGAGTTGGTCCAAATACTGTACCACCACCGCGCCATTGTGGTGCACGGATAGTTCCTTGACGTGCACGACCAGTACCTTTTTGACGCCATGGTTTCTTACCGCCGCCTGAAACTGCGCTACGGTTTTTCACTGCATGCGTTCCTTGTCTTAACGAAGCACGTTGCATCGTAATTGCATCAAAAACAACTGATTCATTCGGTTCGATCCCGAAAATACCTTCATTTAATGTGACTTCACCATTTTGGCTTCCATCTTGTTTGAATAATGCTACATTTGGCATTCCTTAGTTCCTCCTTTCTTCCTATCTAATTATTTTGCTTTCACAGCAGATTTAATGGTAATCAATGATTTTTTCGCTCCAGGAATGTTTCCTTTGATCAAAATGACGTTGCGGTCAGTATCAACCCGTACAACTTCCAAGTTTTGAACAGTTACTCGGTTACCACCCATGCGTCCTGGAAGACGTTTGCCTTTTAATACGCGTTTAGGTTCCATTGAACCCATGCCACCTGGTTTACGGTGGAAACGAGAACCATGTCCCATTGGGCCACGAGATTGTCCGTAACGTTTGATAACGCCCTGGAATCCTTTACCTTTACTTGTCCCTGTTACGTCAACGACGTCCCCAGCTTCAAATGTGTCAACTTTGATTTCTGATCCTACTTCTAAGCCCTCAAGCTCCACATTCTTGAATTCGCGAATGAAGCGCTTAGGAGCCGTGTTTGCTTTTGCAACATGACCTTTGGCAGGTTTGTTACTCAAAATTTCACGTTTATCTTGATAACCGACTTGAACAGCTTCATAGCCATCATTTTCAACTGTTTTAAGTTGTAAAACAACGTTAGGTTCAGCTTCAATAGCCGTTACCGGAATTAGTTCGCCAGATTCAGTGAAGATTTGAGTCATTCCCACTTTTTTCCCTAAGATTCCTTTAGTCATGATTACACCTCCAATGATTAATTATAGTTTAATTTCAATATTTACACCTGATGGTAAGTCTAGCTTCATCAAAGCATCAACTGTTTTAGGTGTTGGGTTTACAATGTCGATTAGACGTTTATGTGTGCGCATTTCAAATTGTTCGCGTGAATCTTTGTATTTATGTGGTGACCGGATAACGGTATATACACTGCGTTGTGTTGGCAATGGAATCGGACCTGAAATAGCCGCTCCTGTCCTTTGTGCAGTTTCTACGATTTTATCCGCTGATTGATCTAAAACACGATGTTCATACGCTTTTAAACGAATACGAATTTTTTGTTTTGCCATTATTTTTCCCTCCTTCGCCTATTTTAAAAGTAGACATAGCTCCACGAAAATTTTCCGTCACTCTCGGTCGTGGCAAAGCGCCCGGGCGTGTCGCAACCTCTCGCTTCCTAGCCAATGAGCCCTTTTTTCAATATAGGGTAGTTTATCCCCTAAGAAAAAAGCACCTTTTACATTATATTATGCCAAGGCTTGAATAGCAAGCTTTTTTTACCATAAATTTCATCTTTCAGAAAAAGTTTTCACATTTATTTTCAAAAAAAATACGAAAAGCAATTTCTGCTCTCCGTATTTCTTCTATAATATTGAAGTGATCGCTCTTTTTAAAGGGAAGTATAAAAAAGATACCAACACTGCCGTCAAGATAACATTAACTATGGTTGCCGGTAGAGAAAGAGCCGCAGTTGTAAAAGCTGTCGGAACATTCATACCTAAGTAGAGTTGTCGGACCGTGTTTTTAAGTTGTGTCATCACTAATTTAACTATACCTGTACCTGTTGCAATAAGGACGATTTGCCAGATACGCGTCGGATTTTTTTGATAAACTAAAAATAATCCGTAAGCGGCAGCACCTACAATGAAACTCTCTATTATAAAGTAAGGAGCTTCTGCTGCATAACCGTTCAATACATCAAAAATAGCAAAGCCTAATCCACCCGCAAGTGATCCTTTGACATAACCTAAAAGTAATACCGATAAAAGTAATACGGCATTGCCTAAATGAACAAAAGCTCCTGTTGGCAAAGGAATTTTAATCATAGTACCAATGACAGTTAGCGCTGTAAAAAGAGCCACCATTACGACATTTCTAGTCGTTATTTTCATTTTCCGGTACCATCCTTTTTTCTGCTTGATTATAAGCACCATGCCAGATGTGCCCCACGTACGGATTGATTGACACGCCATTTTCGATACCCACAGCTACAAATGCTTTGGCTGTTTTACAAGCTTCAAGCACCGAATATCCTTTGGCAATCCCGGCGGCAATTGCTGCTGCAAATGTGCAACCAGCTCCGTGGTTAAAGTCAGTGGAAAATAGTTTTCCTTCAAGCGCTTGATAATCTTTTCCATCATAAAAAAGATCTATCGCTTTATCACTAGCTAGACGATGCCCACCTTTAACAATGACGTTTTTAGCACCCATTTGATAAATAATCGCTGCGGCTTTTTTCATATCATCCAAATTTTCTAAATCACCTAAACCCGACAAAATACCCGCTTCTTCTAAATTAGGCGTTGTAATCAATGCTTGAGGAAGTAAATATTTTTTTATTCCTTCAACGCTTTTAGGCTGTAAAATTTGCGCAGTTCCTTTACAAGCAATCACCGGATCAATGACAACGTTTTTTATTTGATAACGATCAATAAATTTACTTGCTACTGCTATATTTTTTTCATTGCCCATCATTCCCGTTTTTACCACGTCAACCGGACCACCGGCAAATACCGAAATTAATTGCTTTTCTAGTAATTCTTCAGAGATTGAAGTCACGTCATGACTCCAACCATTATCTGGATCCATAGTCACAATTGAAGTTAAACTTGAAAAGCCAAACACACCATATTCCTCAAATGTTTTTAAATCTGCTTGGATCCCTGCACCACCTGTGGAATCCGATCCAGCAATCGTCAATACTTTTTCCATATCTTCACTTCCTCGTAAAATATATTTATAAGCATCTTTTCTGATGCAAATGTTCTGGTTCTTTGAAAATAAAATAAATAACGTTAAATAATAAAATCTTTAGGCAACACTACCTTTTCTCCCTTTGTCAAAGCGAGCTTTGCTCGCCGAGGCAAGGAGCGAAGCTCCGCGCAGCTCGTGATTCTTGAACGAGCGGAGGGCACTTTGGAACTTGTTTCGATATTGTGTGGTTCCTGAGATATAATTGTCAGTGGAAAGGATCCACATGGGATTGTGCTATCACCTCCTGTAGTTCGTCTACGCATTTAAGCATGCAACCCAGACCGTTGTTATCATTACCAACACACTATCTGTTTCGACATTCGGGCAGGCATACCTTGAGTAGAAGGTTTGAAAGCAGCTCCTGCCTCTTGTCACTATATTCTCATAAACGAGGTTGTGATTACACAACGTGTATCTTGGGAAGCCCACAGTATCGAAGCATTTTCCTAATTTTTTTGAAAGGAGGTCCTTCCCCGTGAAATTATTTGTAGGTATAGACGTTAGCTCGGAAAAACTAGATACATGTTATCTAACCGACGAAATGGTGGTGCTGTTAAATCACACCTATGGCAACGACACCCAAGGCGCCTGGGAACTAAAAGAACAGGTACTCGCCTTTTACGAAACGTATTCGTTTGACCAAATCGTCATTGGTATGGAATCTACCTCCATGTATAGTTATCATCCAGCGGTAAATTTCCACCAGGATGAACAGCTTCAAGCGATTCATGCCATTACAACGATTGAAAATCCACATCGAATCAAACAATATATCAAAATGTTTGATGAGGATAAAACGGATCCGATCGACGCGTTCATGATTGCCGACTACTTACGGATTCAACGCTATACGAATTCACCTATCAAAGAAGAAAAATATATGGCGCTTCAACGATTGACT contains:
- the rplW gene encoding 50S ribosomal protein L23, with the translated sequence MNLLDVIKRPIITEKTMLDMDEKKYTFEVDTTANKTLVKQAVESAFDVKVANVNILNVHPKPKRMGQYQGYTKKRRKAVVALTDDSKEIEIFSAE
- the rpsJ gene encoding 30S ribosomal protein S10 — translated: MAKQKIRIRLKAYEHRVLDQSADKIVETAQRTGAAISGPIPLPTQRSVYTVIRSPHKYKDSREQFEMRTHKRLIDIVNPTPKTVDALMKLDLPSGVNIEIKL
- the rplB gene encoding 50S ribosomal protein L2 — protein: MAIKKYKPITNGRRNMTTSDFAEITSTKPEKTLMAPLKNNAGRNNNGRITVRHQGGGHKRQYRLVDFKRNKDNVVATVKTIEYDPNRSANIALIHYEDGVKSYILAPKGLKVGTTVVSGSGADVKVGNSLPLEDIPVGTTVHNVELKPGKGGQLIRSAGTNGQVLGKEGKYVLVRLNSGEVRMILATCRATIGSVGNEQHELITVGKAGRSRWMRKRPTVRGSVMNPNDHPHGGGEGRAPVGRVAPLSPWGQKAVGLKTRKKKNPSDKHIVRRRKKK
- the thiD gene encoding bifunctional hydroxymethylpyrimidine kinase/phosphomethylpyrimidine kinase; translation: MEKVLTIAGSDSTGGAGIQADLKTFEEYGVFGFSSLTSIVTMDPDNGWSHDVTSISEELLEKQLISVFAGGPVDVVKTGMMGNEKNIAVASKFIDRYQIKNVVIDPVIACKGTAQILQPKSVEGIKKYLLPQALITTPNLEEAGILSGLGDLENLDDMKKAAAIIYQMGAKNVIVKGGHRLASDKAIDLFYDGKDYQALEGKLFSTDFNHGAGCTFAAAIAAGIAKGYSVLEACKTAKAFVAVGIENGVSINPYVGHIWHGAYNQAEKRMVPENENND
- the rplD gene encoding 50S ribosomal protein L4 — translated: MPNVALFKQDGSQNGEVTLNEGIFGIEPNESVVFDAITMQRASLRQGTHAVKNRSAVSGGGKKPWRQKGTGRARQGTIRAPQWRGGGTVFGPTPRSYGYKLPKKVRRLAIKSVLSEKVAENNFVVVDALNFDAPKTKEFKNVLDNLSINAKVLVVVESENEFASLSARNLSNVTVVTSDNVTVLDVATSDKVLTTQTALTQIEEVLV
- the rplC gene encoding 50S ribosomal protein L3 produces the protein MTKGILGKKVGMTQIFTESGELIPVTAIEAEPNVVLQLKTVENDGYEAVQVGYQDKREILSNKPAKGHVAKANTAPKRFIREFKNVELEGLEVGSEIKVDTFEAGDVVDVTGTSKGKGFQGVIKRYGQSRGPMGHGSRFHRKPGGMGSMEPKRVLKGKRLPGRMGGNRVTVQNLEVVRVDTDRNVILIKGNIPGAKKSLITIKSAVKAK
- a CDS encoding ECF transporter S component — translated: MKITTRNVVMVALFTALTVIGTMIKIPLPTGAFVHLGNAVLLLSVLLLGYVKGSLAGGLGFAIFDVLNGYAAEAPYFIIESFIVGAAAYGLFLVYQKNPTRIWQIVLIATGTGIVKLVMTQLKNTVRQLYLGMNVPTAFTTAALSLPATIVNVILTAVLVSFLYFPLKRAITSIL